In a single window of the Microtus ochrogaster isolate Prairie Vole_2 unplaced genomic scaffold, MicOch1.0 UNK207, whole genome shotgun sequence genome:
- the LOC101996299 gene encoding olfactory receptor 4X2-like yields MAIIHNVTEFIFLGLSPNQEVQRVCFVIFLLLYTAIVLGNLLMVVTVAASRSLGSPMYFFLSSLSFVEICYSSTTAPKLIFDLLAQKKSISVRGCMTQLFFIHFFGGIEMFLLTVMAYDRYVAICKPLHYTSIMNRQVCAVLVGTAWMGGFVHSIAQILLIFHLPFCGPNIIDHYFCDVLPLLKLACSNTFLNGLLIVANGGTLSVISFVVLLASYVIILFHLRTQSSEGRRKALSTCGSHVTVVVLFFAPCVFIYLRPSATLPIDKMVAVFYTVITPLLNPIIYSLRNAEVKKAMKILWIRTVKGDKK; encoded by the coding sequence ATGGCTATCATACACAATGTAACTGAGTTCATTTTTCTGGGACTCTCTCCCAATCAAGAGGTGCAGAGAGTTTGCTTTGtgatatttctgctcttgtacaCAGCCATTGTTCTTGGGAATCTCCTCATGGTGGTCACTGTCGCAGCCAGCAGAAGTCTTGGatcccccatgtacttcttccttagCTCCCTCTCCTTTGTGGAGATCTGCTACTCCTCTACAACAGCTCCCAAACTCATCTTTGATCTCCTAGCTCAGAAGAAATCTATATCTGTACGGGGCTGCATGACACAGCTTTTCTTCATCCACTTCTTTGGTGGTATTGAGATGTTCCTGCTCACggtgatggcctatgaccgctatgtggccatctgcaagcCCCTGCACTACACCAGTATCATGAACAGACAGGTGTGTGCTGTCCTTGTGGGAACAGCATGGATGGGAGGCTTTGTGCATTCTATTGCCCAGATTCTTCTCATCTTTCACTTACCTTTCTGTGGTCCCAATATCATTGACCATTATTTCTGTGATGTGCTTCCACTGCTCAAACTTGCCTGCTCAAATACCTTCCTCAATGGCCTGCTGATTGTTGCCAATGGGGGAACACTGTCTGTCATCAGTTTTGTGGTACTCTTAGCATCCTATGTGATTATCTTGTTTCATCTGAGAACTCAGAGTTCTGAGGGACGACGCAAAGCTCTGTCCACCTGTGGGTCCCATGTCACTGTAGTTGTCTTATTCTTTGCACCCTGCGTCTTTATCTATCTGAGACCATCAGCCACTTTGCCTATAGACAAGATGGTAGCTGTGTTCTACACAGTGATAACTCCCCTCCTTAACCCTATCATCTATTCCCTAAGAAATGCAGAAGTGAAGAAAGCCATGAAGATTCTATGGATCAGGACGGTGAAAGGAGATAAAAAATAG
- the LOC101998868 gene encoding olfactory receptor 142-like, which yields MGKANNVTELIITGLFQDPEVQKVCFVLFLPVYLATVLGNGLIVTIVSVSKSLRSPMYIFLNSLSLVEICYSSTVVPKFITDLLANVKTISLKGCLTQIFFFHFWGVAEIFLLVVMAYDRYVAICKPLHYMNIMSHQVCHMLVGVSWLGGFLHSLIQVLITIQLPFCGPNVIDHYFCDLQPLFKLACTDTFVESVTVMANSGLIALCSFLVLVSSYVIILVNLRNHSAEGRRKALSTCASHIAVVILFFGPAIFLYMRPSSTFTEDKLVAVFYTVITPMLNPIIYTLRNSEVKNAMRKLWVRKRVFSKQLDEDVAQGLAVSHNVNDHGEVDHGYSKHKQGSLSYWFLAHLI from the exons ATGGGCAAGGCAAATAACGTGACTGAACTGATCATCACTGGTCTTTTCCAGGATCCAGAGGTGCAGAAAGTGTGCTTTGTGCTGTTCCTTCCTGTGTACCTGGCCACAGTGCTGGGCAATGGCCTCATTGTCACAATAGTCAGTGTCAGTAAGAGTCTGCGTTCTCCCATGTACATCTTCCTCAACTCCTTGTCCCTGGTGGAGATCTGTTACTCCTCTACTGTTGTGCCTAAGTTCATCACTGACTTACTTGCCAATGTTAAAACCATCTCCCTAAAGGGCTGTCTGACTCAgatattctttttccatttttgggGAGTTGCTGAGATATTTTTGCTTGTGGTgatggcctatgatcgctatgtggccatctgcaaacCTCTTCACTATATGAATATCATGAGTCATCAAGTGTGTCACATGCTGGTGGGTGTTTCCTGGCTGGGGGGCTTTTTGCATTCTCTAATTCAGGTTCTTATCACTATTCAGTTGCCCTTCTGTGGTCCCAATGTGATTGATCACTACTTTTGTGATCTCCAGCCGCTATTCAAGCTGGCTTGCACTGATACCTTTGTGGAGAGTGTCACCGTAATGGCTAATAGTGGCTTAATTGCTCTGTGTTCCTTCCTCGTCTTGGTGTCTTCCTATGTCATTATCCTTGTCAACTTGAGAAATCATTCTGCAGAGGGGAGGCGCAAGGCCCTTTCCACCTGTGCCTCTCACATCGCTGTGGTCATCTTGTTCTTTGGACCTGCCATATTCCTCTACATGCGGCCTTCCTCTACTTTTACTGAAGACAAACTTGTGGCTGTGTTCTACACAGTCATCACCCCCATGCTGAACCCCATCATCTACACACTCAGAAATTCAGAGGTGAAAAATGCCATGAGAAAGTTGTGGGTCAGAAAAAG AGTTTTCTCCAAACAGCTCGATGAAGATGTGGCCCAAGGGCTTGCTGTCAGCCACAATGTCAACGATCATGGTGAAGTTGACCATGGCTACAGCAAACATAAACAGGG